TTTCAACTTTTCCTTTTGCCATGTTTAGTGAATTTAAAGTTGATAAAAAAACTTTAATTCCTGAAAAAATAAAAGGTGACACAATCATTGAAAATGATGTTTGAATTGGATATGGAGCAACAATTATGCCTGGAATAAAGATTGGAAATGGAGCCATAATTGCAGCTAAATCAGTTATAACAAAAGATGTAGAACCATATTCAATTGTTGGGGGAAATCCAGCGAAACTTATTCGTATGAGATTTGAAGAAGAAAAGATAAAGGAATTGCAAAAACTAAAATGATGAGATAAAACTTTAGAAGAAATAGAAAATATAATAAAAGGACAATAATAGGGTATTATTATATAGACATTTATCAATGCAACAAATATTCATAAATGCAAAATAGATTTTTATATATGAAATAAATAGTTTAAAATTATTTATTTTTTTGATTTGCTATTGAAAAGCACTCAAAAATAATATAGAATTTGTTTGCGTATGTTTTATTTGAACGGGGGACACTATTAAATGAATTACAAAATTAAGAAAATTAATGCGCTTGTGGAAAGACGAGATTATGCAAAGGTATCGGGAGACTTAGAACTTCCTAACCTTATAGAATTACAAACAGACACATTCGATTGATTTAAAAGAAATGGAATCAATGAAGTATTTGAAGAGGTTTTTCCAGTAGTTTCAGCTGATGGAGATATAGTACTTTCAATGACTGACTGAGAATTTAGAGAACCAAGAATGTCAATTACAAAAGCAAAAGAGGAATCAAAAATATTTGAAGCTCCTATTTATTCAAATTTGTCATTGACTATTCACATGGAGGATGTTGAAGTATTTAAAGAAGAAATTTCAGGATCAATGGAAACATTCTTAAAAGGATGATTACAAGAAAAATTAGAATCAACTGGTGTTGAATTTAAAGACAGTAAAGGATCACTTTACTTTTTTGAGTTCAAAAGCAAAGCTGGTGAAAAAGATGCTATTCAAATTGAAATTAAAGAAGAAAAAGAAGAGTTCTACTTAGCAAATATTGATATATATAAGACAGGAGAAGTTTTCTTTGGGGAATTCCCACTGATGACAGATAGAGGAACTTTTGTAATTAATGGAAGTGAAAAAGTTGTTGTATCACAATTAGTTCGTTCACCAGGAAGTTACTTTAAAGAAGAAATGAACCGTAAAAATGGTGAGATGATTTACTATGCAGATATTATTCCATCAAGAGGTACATGATTAGAATTTGAATTAGATTCTAAAAAAACTTTAGATAATAAAGTTTCAAATGTTTTCTATGTAAAAATAGATAAATCAAGAAAAACAACAGCTACAAGTTTATTAACATCTTTCAAAATGCAAAAGGAAGATATTTTAGACTTATTTGATAATAATGAAGTAATCGCATCAAGTTATGAATTAGATACATTAACTGGTGATATTGAAATTGATTACGAAAACCAAGTTCAAGAAATTTATAAAAAAATTCGTCAAGGAGAAACTGCAACAGCTGATGGAGCAAGCAAATACTTATACGGATTATTATTTGATAAAAGAAAATATGATTTAACTAAAGCTGGAAGATTTAAATTACAACAAAAATTATCTGTAAAAAATAGATTAATTGGACGTGTACTTGCAGAAGATATTATTGATGTAAAAGGTAAAGTTGCTTTTGCAAAAGGAACTGAAATTACAAAAGATATTTTAGATGATTTAGATAAAGTATTAGAAGCTGGAGCAATGGTTCAAAAAATTAACTTTAATGACGCAATTACTTCAGGTAATGAAATTCAAAAAGTTAAAGTATTTAAAGACAATGATTTAAGAGATGAAACAGCAACAATTATTGGTATTACAAAAACATCAAATGATGAATTTATTAATTTACCAGATATCGTTGCATCAATTTCATATGCTATTAACTTAATGGATGGAATTGGTGAAATTGATGATATAGATCACTTAGGAAACAGAAGAGTAAGAACTGTTGGTGAATTATTACAAAATCAATTTAGAATTGGTATGATGCGTATTGAAAAAAACGTAAGAGAAAAACTTGCAACTTCAAACCCATTCAAAATGAAACCATCAAGTATTATTAACAATAAACCATTAACTGCTATAATTGGAGAATTCTTTAACCTTTCTCAATTATCACAATTTATGGATCAAACTAATCCATTAGCAGAATTAACAAATAAACGTAGACTTACAGCTTTAGGGCCTGGTGGTTTAAGTAGAGATAGAGCTGCTCTTGAAGTTCGTGACGTTCACCCATCTCACTATGGTAGAATTTGTCCAATTGAAACTCCAGAAGGACCAAATATTGGATTAATTAATAACTTATCAACTTATGCAAAAATTAATGAATATGGATTCATTGAAACTCCATATAGAAAAGTTAAAAATACAAAAGTTATTTCAGGTGAATATGAATATTTAACTGCTGACAAAGAAAAAGATTATGTAGTTGCGCAAGCAAATATTAATCTTGGAGCAGATGGAACAATTTTAGATGAACAAGTAGTTGCTCGTTATAGAGGAGATGACATTATGGTTAGTCCTCAGGATGTTGACTATGTTGACGTTTCTCCAAAACAAATTGTTTCTATTGCTACATCATGTATTCCATTCTTAGAAAATGATGATGCTAACCGTGCACTTATGGGTGCTAACATGCAACGTCAAGCTGTTCCATTAATTAATCCAGAATCTCCAATTGTTGGAACTGGTGTTGAACACGAAGCTGCTCGTGACTCAGGAGATGCTATTGTTGCAACTGCTGATGGAATTGTTAAATATGTTGACTCTAAAAAAATTATTATTGAACAAAAAGACGGAATTAAAACTTATGACTTGAATGATTTTAGTCGTTCAAACAATGGAACTGCTATAACTCATTTACCAATTGTAAAACTTGGAGATAAAGTTAAAGCAAGAGATATTTTAGCTGATGGTCCTTCAATGGAAAAAGGAGAATTAGCTTTAGGACAAAATGTAGTTGTAGCCTTTACAACATGAAATGGATATAACTATGAGGATGCTGTGATCGTTTCAGAGCGTATTGTTATTGATGATAGATTTACTTCTATTCATATTGATGAATACACAATTGAAAGAAGACAAACAAAACAAGGTCCAGAAGAAGTAACAAGAGATATTCCAAACATTTCTGAAGCAAGCAAAAAATACTTAGATGAAGATGGTATTGTTGCAATTGGTGCTGAAGTAAAAGTTGGAGATATTTTAGTTGGAAAAGTTACTCCAAAATCACAAACTCAATTATCACCAGAAGATAAATTATTACATGCTATATTTGGTGAAAAATCAAGAAATGTTAAAGATAATTCATTAAGAGTACCAAATGGTGGAGAAGGAATTATTAAATCAATCAAACGTTTCTCAAGAGCTGATGGTCACGATTTACCAGCTGATATTTTAGAAATTATTAAAGTTTATATTGTTCAAAAACGTAAAATCCAAGAAGGAGATAAAATGGCTGGACGTCATGGTAATAAAGGGGTTATCTCAAAAATATTACCAGTTGAAGATATGCCACATATGGAAGATGGTACACCAGTTGATATTATGTTAAACCCACAAGGGGTACCTTCACGTATGAATATTGGACAAGTATTAGAAATCCATTTAGGTATGGCTGCAAAAAAACTTGGAATTAAAGTTAATACACCTGTTTTTGAAGGGGTTAAAGAGCAAGAATTACAAGATATTATGGTTGAAGCTGGAATGGATAACTATGGAAAAGTTACATTAATTGATGGAAAAACTGGAGAAGCATTTGATAAACCAATTTCAGTTGGGGTTATGTATATGTTAAAACTATCTCACATGGTTGATGACAAGTTACATACAAGAAATATTGGTCCATATTCATTAATTACACAACAACCATTAGGAGGAAAAGCTCAAAATGGTGGACAAAGGTTCGGGGAAATGGAAGTTTGAGCACTTGAAGCTTATGGTGCTGCATATACATTGCGTGAAATCTTAACAATTAAATCTGATGACATTAAAGGTCGTATTAAAACTTATGAATCAATCGTTAGATCAAAACCAATTCCAAAACCTGGAATTCCAGAATCATTTAATGTTCTTACAAAAGAAATTATGGGTCTAGGATTTGATATGCATATGATAGATGAAGAAGGAAATAAAGTGCAAATTAATGCATATGATGATGACGAAGAATTTGAAATCGATACAGAATTATTAGATGGAGTTGACTCATTTAATAATTCAGATATTAAAGATTTTACTGAAACAAGTGAAGATGATGAAATTACTTTTGATGATGAAAGTATAGAAGAATAATAAAGGGAGAAGTTTTAGAATGGCAATTTCAAATAAAAGAATGATTAAAATTGAATTAGCTTCTCCAGATGTGATTAGAAGTTGATCACGTGGTGAAGTTACAAAACCAGAAACAATTAACTATAAGACATTAAAAACTGAAAAAGAAGGTTTATTTGATGAAAGAATCTTTGGACCAACTAGAAATTATGAATGTACTTGTGGTAAATACAAAAAAGTAAAAAATAAAGGAAAAATTTGTGAACGTTGTGGAGTAGAAATTACTGAATCAATTGTTAGACGTGAAAGAATGGGTCACATTGAGTTAGAAGAACCAGTTACTCATATTTGAATGTTAAAAGTTGCTCCTTCAAGAATTGCTTCAATTTTAGATTTAAAAACTAAAGAAGTTGAAGAAGTTGTTTACTTTGTAAGTCATATTGTTTTAGATCCAGGAAGTTCAAAACACCTTAAAAAAGGTATGGTTTTAGATTTAGGAAATGCTAAAGCAAGTGTAAAAACAAGAGAAAAATTATTAAAAACTCTTGAAGACATTAAAGCTGGTATTGAACCAGATACTTTTGCTTGAAAAAGAGCAGAAAATTTAATTAATCAATTAAGAACTACAAATTTAGCTTTCTCAATGGATGAAGCTGCAATATTTATTTCAAGATATATTAATGCAAAATTTGGAATCGGAGCAAGTGCTATTGAAGATTTATTAAAAAGCATTGATTTAGATAAAGAAATTGAAAAAATTAGAGAAGACTTAAGAGAGAAAAAAGGTTCTTCAGAACAAAACAAATTAATGAAACGTTTAGAAGTTTTAGATTCACTAAAAAAATCTGAATCAAGACCAGAATGAATGGTATTACATGTAATTCCAGTTATTCCACCAGATATTAGACCAATTATTCAATTGGATGGTGGTAGATTTACTACTTCTGAAATTAATGACTTGTACAGAAGAATTATTATTAGAAATGAACGTCTAAAAAAAGTTAAATCAATGGGAGCACCAAGTATTATTGTTAACAATGAGAAACGTATGCTTCAAGAAGCTGTTGATGCTTTATTAGATAATGAGCGTAAACCAAGACCAGTAACTGGTAAAGATAAACGTCCTTTAAAATCATTAACATCAATTTTAAAAGGAAAACAAGGAAGATTCCGTCAAAACCTTTTAGGAAAACGTGTTGACTATTCAGGGCGTTCAGTTATTGCAATTGGACCAGATTTAAAAATGTACCAAGCAGGTATCCCAAGAGATATGGCAATTACATTATTTAAACCATTTATTATTAGAAGATTACAAGAAAAAGATCTTGCTGAAAACGTAAAAGTTGCAGAAAAAATGATCTTAACTAACGATGCAAAAGTTTGAGATATATTAGAAGAAGTAATTAAGGATAGACCGGTTTTACTAAACCGTGCTCCTACACTTCACCGTTTAGGAATTCAAGCATTTGAACCAAAACTTGTTAAAGGTAAAGCAATTAGACTTCACCCATTAGTAACAACAGCTTTCAACGCTGACTTTGATGGTGACCAAATGGCTGTCCACTTACCAATAAGTGATGAAGCAGTTGCTGAAGCTAGAGCACTTATGTTAGGTTCAAAAGCAATTCTTGGACCAAAAGATGGTAAACCAATTGTTACTCCAACTCAGGATATGATTTTAGGTAACTACTATATTACTACTGAAGAAAAAGGTGTTCTTGGAGAAGGTACTTTATTTTCAAACTATAAAGAAGTTAAAATTGCCTATGAAACAAATTCAGTTTCTTTAAATGCAATTGTAGTAATTCCTGTAAGTGAATTAAAAGATAAAAAAATATCTGAGAAACACAAAGATAAATTCTTAATAACAACAGTTGGTAAAATATTCTTTAACCAAATGTTTGTTGAAGAATTCCCATGAATTGTTAATTCAAATATTAATAATGCAGAATCAGAAATTGAAAAATTCATTATTGATGGAAATATTGATATCAGAAATTACATTGAAAATGAATATGAAATTCAACAACCAATTAAGAAAAAAGAATTATCATCAATTATTGAAAGATACTTTAAATTATTTGGTGCCCAAAAAACTGCTCAAATGTTAGATAACATGAAAGACTTAGGATTTAAGTTTTCATCAAAATCAGGAACAACAATCAGTGCAGCTGACGTTGTTGCATATACAGAAAAATTTGATGAATTCAAAGTTGCTGATGAAAAAGTAGCACAAATTACTGAATACTTCAATATGGGTATGTTAACAAGAACAGAGAAAAAACGTCGTGTAATTAACGTTTGATCACAAGTTAAAGATAAAATTCAAAATAGACTTGAAGATGTTCTTAAAAAAGATCCAAAAAATCCAGTATTTGTTATGGCTGATTCTGGAGCCCGTGGTAATGTATCTAACTTTACACAGTTGGTAGGTATGAGGGGACTTATGAATGACCCTAAAGGGGACATTAAAGAAATTCCAATTAAATCTTCATTCCGTGAAGGTTTAACAGTGTCAGAATACTTTATTTCTACTCACGGAGCAAGAAAAGGTATGGCCGACGTTGCCTTAAAAACAGCTGACTCAGGTTACTTGACAAGAAGACTTGTTGATATTTCACAAGAAATAATTGTAACTGAAGAGGATTGTAAAACAACAAAAGGTTTCGATGTTCATTCAATTATTGAAACAAAACATGACAACATTATCGTTCCTTTAAAAGACAGACTTGTTGGAAGATTTACATTTAACGATGTAATTGATGATAAAGGAAATACTATTGTTGAAGCAAATACTTTAATAACTTTAAAATTAGCTGATGAAATTATCAAAGCTGGAGTTGAAGAAGTTCAAATAAGAACTGTATTAACATGTGATACAAACCGTGGTGTATGTAGAAAATGTTATGGAGTAAACTTAGCAACAGGAGAAATCGTTACACTTGGTGAACCTGTAGGGGTAATTGCTGCTCAGTCAATTGGTGAACCTGGTACTCAGCTAACTATGCGTACTTTCCATACTGGAGGGGTTGCAGGGGGAGCAGATATTACTCAAGGTCTTCCTCGTATTAAAGAATTACTTGACGTTACAAATCCAAAAGGTTCAATTGCAATAATTTCACAAATTGATGGAATTGTTAAAGAAGCAAGAGAAGAAGATGGAATTATAACAATTGTTGTTACATCTGATCAAGATGAAAGAAAATACAAATCACAATATGGAGCTATTTTAAGAGTAACAGAAGGTGAAGTTGTAACTCGTGGTCAAAAATTAACAGAAGGTGCAATAAATATTAAAGAATTATTAGAAGTTGCAAGAATTGAAGACGTTCAAAACTACATTTTAAAAGAAGTGCAAAAAGTTTATCGTCTACAAGGTATTGAAATTTCTGATAAATATATCGAAATTATTGTTAA
This sequence is a window from Spiroplasma diminutum CUAS-1. Protein-coding genes within it:
- a CDS encoding CatB-related O-acetyltransferase codes for the protein MSKSSKIYLLKDYITNEGIEVGEYTYFYSFKNEQGVIEFQNRNVLYHFPKIHNDKLIIGKFCAIAENVKFLMNGANHNMDSFSTFPFAMFSEFKVDKKTLIPEKIKGDTIIENDVWIGYGATIMPGIKIGNGAIIAAKSVITKDVEPYSIVGGNPAKLIRMRFEEEKIKELQKLKWWDKTLEEIENIIKGQ
- a CDS encoding DNA-directed RNA polymerase subunit beta → MNYKIKKINALVERRDYAKVSGDLELPNLIELQTDTFDWFKRNGINEVFEEVFPVVSADGDIVLSMTDWEFREPRMSITKAKEESKIFEAPIYSNLSLTIHMEDVEVFKEEISGSMETFLKGWLQEKLESTGVEFKDSKGSLYFFEFKSKAGEKDAIQIEIKEEKEEFYLANIDIYKTGEVFFGEFPLMTDRGTFVINGSEKVVVSQLVRSPGSYFKEEMNRKNGEMIYYADIIPSRGTWLEFELDSKKTLDNKVSNVFYVKIDKSRKTTATSLLTSFKMQKEDILDLFDNNEVIASSYELDTLTGDIEIDYENQVQEIYKKIRQGETATADGASKYLYGLLFDKRKYDLTKAGRFKLQQKLSVKNRLIGRVLAEDIIDVKGKVAFAKGTEITKDILDDLDKVLEAGAMVQKINFNDAITSGNEIQKVKVFKDNDLRDETATIIGITKTSNDEFINLPDIVASISYAINLMDGIGEIDDIDHLGNRRVRTVGELLQNQFRIGMMRIEKNVREKLATSNPFKMKPSSIINNKPLTAIIGEFFNLSQLSQFMDQTNPLAELTNKRRLTALGPGGLSRDRAALEVRDVHPSHYGRICPIETPEGPNIGLINNLSTYAKINEYGFIETPYRKVKNTKVISGEYEYLTADKEKDYVVAQANINLGADGTILDEQVVARYRGDDIMVSPQDVDYVDVSPKQIVSIATSCIPFLENDDANRALMGANMQRQAVPLINPESPIVGTGVEHEAARDSGDAIVATADGIVKYVDSKKIIIEQKDGIKTYDLNDFSRSNNGTAITHLPIVKLGDKVKARDILADGPSMEKGELALGQNVVVAFTTWNGYNYEDAVIVSERIVIDDRFTSIHIDEYTIERRQTKQGPEEVTRDIPNISEASKKYLDEDGIVAIGAEVKVGDILVGKVTPKSQTQLSPEDKLLHAIFGEKSRNVKDNSLRVPNGGEGIIKSIKRFSRADGHDLPADILEIIKVYIVQKRKIQEGDKMAGRHGNKGVISKILPVEDMPHMEDGTPVDIMLNPQGVPSRMNIGQVLEIHLGMAAKKLGIKVNTPVFEGVKEQELQDIMVEAGMDNYGKVTLIDGKTGEAFDKPISVGVMYMLKLSHMVDDKLHTRNIGPYSLITQQPLGGKAQNGGQRFGEMEVWALEAYGAAYTLREILTIKSDDIKGRIKTYESIVRSKPIPKPGIPESFNVLTKEIMGLGFDMHMIDEEGNKVQINAYDDDEEFEIDTELLDGVDSFNNSDIKDFTETSEDDEITFDDESIEE
- the rpoC gene encoding DNA-directed RNA polymerase subunit beta'; this translates as MAISNKRMIKIELASPDVIRSWSRGEVTKPETINYKTLKTEKEGLFDERIFGPTRNYECTCGKYKKVKNKGKICERCGVEITESIVRRERMGHIELEEPVTHIWMLKVAPSRIASILDLKTKEVEEVVYFVSHIVLDPGSSKHLKKGMVLDLGNAKASVKTREKLLKTLEDIKAGIEPDTFAWKRAENLINQLRTTNLAFSMDEAAIFISRYINAKFGIGASAIEDLLKSIDLDKEIEKIREDLREKKGSSEQNKLMKRLEVLDSLKKSESRPEWMVLHVIPVIPPDIRPIIQLDGGRFTTSEINDLYRRIIIRNERLKKVKSMGAPSIIVNNEKRMLQEAVDALLDNERKPRPVTGKDKRPLKSLTSILKGKQGRFRQNLLGKRVDYSGRSVIAIGPDLKMYQAGIPRDMAITLFKPFIIRRLQEKDLAENVKVAEKMILTNDAKVWDILEEVIKDRPVLLNRAPTLHRLGIQAFEPKLVKGKAIRLHPLVTTAFNADFDGDQMAVHLPISDEAVAEARALMLGSKAILGPKDGKPIVTPTQDMILGNYYITTEEKGVLGEGTLFSNYKEVKIAYETNSVSLNAIVVIPVSELKDKKISEKHKDKFLITTVGKIFFNQMFVEEFPWIVNSNINNAESEIEKFIIDGNIDIRNYIENEYEIQQPIKKKELSSIIERYFKLFGAQKTAQMLDNMKDLGFKFSSKSGTTISAADVVAYTEKFDEFKVADEKVAQITEYFNMGMLTRTEKKRRVINVWSQVKDKIQNRLEDVLKKDPKNPVFVMADSGARGNVSNFTQLVGMRGLMNDPKGDIKEIPIKSSFREGLTVSEYFISTHGARKGMADVALKTADSGYLTRRLVDISQEIIVTEEDCKTTKGFDVHSIIETKHDNIIVPLKDRLVGRFTFNDVIDDKGNTIVEANTLITLKLADEIIKAGVEEVQIRTVLTCDTNRGVCRKCYGVNLATGEIVTLGEPVGVIAAQSIGEPGTQLTMRTFHTGGVAGGADITQGLPRIKELLDVTNPKGSIAIISQIDGIVKEAREEDGIITIVVTSDQDERKYKSQYGAILRVTEGEVVTRGQKLTEGAINIKELLEVARIEDVQNYILKEVQKVYRLQGIEISDKYIEIIVKQMLNKVKIIDSGETELLPGEVISSRTFRSEVKNAIMAGKKPPLAKHVIFGIKKAPLESDSWLSSASFQDTARVLVKAVIKGKVDKLEGLKENIMLGNLIPAGTGLTGSADIIQKGKETYDSEY